The window CGGGATGCAGTGTCGCGCGCGCTCTTGCGGCCAAATATGGCTGTCGACGGTTGACTGTGGTCTTGCTTCTAAGCCGACTAGCATCATCTGAAGGGTTCTGAGGATTGCTTGCGCGGGCAGCTCGTAGTGAAGCCGGAATCGTCTGGGCCGCAACGGCGTCGGGCGAGATGTGTGCGGCAGCTCTCGATGCTGAGCATAGCGCCTTATTTGCCAGGTTGGCCATTGATTACTGCGTGCGCTGGCCGATACTTGAGACCCGCAAGCCCAAGCATTCGGTGTCGCTTTCGAAGTCGGATCGCTGTcaggttgctgctgctcagagCCATGGGCTCGCTGttggagaagcagaggaagatggtAGTCTCAAACCAGAGAGGTCAGCAATCGGATAGTCCAACGGTTGCACTCGGCTCAGCAACAAAAGGTCCGCGGTAGTTGAAGGGCTTCGAGAAAAAAGGATAAAGGATAAGGCCGTAATTGAGTTGCCAAGGGGGAAGTTTATGGTAATCATAAAATAGCTACAAACGAATGGAACGGGAAAGTTTCAAATTGGTTGTGAGGCGGCATATGGTTTGAGGGAGTAAGTTGAGTAGCTGCGAGTTGAGCCTTTTGCTCGGAACTTTACATGGCCGTGCACTGTTGGGCTGAACTGAATCCACTACCAGGTACCGGTGCCATTGAGTTTTAATGTCCCGGCCATGTACTTTGTATGGAGTGGCGGCTCTTTAAAATGAGCTCCATGTACATGCATTGACTCGCCGCAGTTGGTGAATCATATTTCAAAGCGCGGCATTGAAATGATCTACGTCAGTGAATTCTTATGGAGATCTAAGCAAATAGGCCTGTGCTCGGAATGATGCATTGATCAATTGCACAGCCCGAGAAGCTACTTCCACCTGCATCAAGGCCCGaacaaagcagagcagaggcagCCAGATCAACGCCAGGCGTGATATCATTTCCGACTGATATGCCGGGGACCCCTGCAGGCTCTCAAACGGTGCATCCCGCAGGGGTACATACAGCGTGGTGAATGGAGCTGGGCAACGCTGTAACTTTGGTGCCTGTCCACTAACCTCCGTCCCCTAACACAAAAGCAGAACGCCTTTGCGGTTGAGTAATCCTCCATCTACGCCAGTCTGGCACCATTTGACTGATGCCTTGCGGTGCTTATTCATTATTCAGGTAGCCTACATGTATCAAATGCTATTGACGGTACATGAATGTACAtacagcggcggcggcgagagGACACTAACCGCCTTTTGGATCTGACCCAAGGCATCGAGTCAGTGATTTGACTGAAGCCTTGCTAGGGAAAATTCAAAATAAAAATGGACCTGCAAAACTTCCAGAGACAtccatgtatgtactcgtacccaGCAATGCGGCTTAGGCATCAGGGACTGGCCGGATAGGGACTCGCTGAGATGCTACTGGACGACACTTGTACCTGCAGGTCCTCCGCTGCTTCAGCAAAATCTCGACTGGCTGGCCCGTCAGAATTTGTATTtctgtcctgtcctgtcctgtgcTTGACTGttgtttctgcttctgcttctgcttcttgcttcgCTGCCCTGTATTGTTGTATGTCGATCGTGTCGTTTCTGTTTGAAGGATGGGTGAGTCTGCGGCAGCACCCGCAGAGCcagaggcagaagcagcagcagttgtTGCACTACGCCCCAAAGTAGAGCGCCCAGATgtcatcgccgtcgccgaTGCCGGCGATATCGTGCTAGACGTGACCTTCGAAACGTCAAAGGAGACGCTCAAGAAGTCCCGTAAAGCCACGGCCTATGCGCCAAAGAAGCCCGGCAGTGCCCCCCAGCCGGTGCTCAAGACGAAGGTCCGGGTTGCGTATCGAGTCAGCCAGGACGCCCTCAAGAAGCACTCGCAGTATTTTGCCAACCTGCTGTCCAACTCGCAGTTCCGAGAGGCCGGCCTCATCAAGGAGGCGCACAAGAAGCTTGCGGCGAGAAAGATCAAGCCGGCGGAGGCAGACGCCGCAGACCTGCCATGGATCACCATCAcggatgacgacgaggccaccaaggcggCGGGCCGCGAGCACGCATTCGAGGATATCCTCAGGATCATTCATCAGAAACCGGTCAAGGTGGCGAGAGCGGCCATGCCAGAAGTGGCTACCATGGCTATTCTCGCAGACCGCTTCGACTGCATCACCACTGTGGCCCGCTCTCTTAACGGGATCCGCTGGCCAGTGACAACCACGAGGAACTATACCGACGAGAATGGACGGACTACCGATGTTGAGCAGACGCTTCGTGAGAAGATTCTCGTGTCATGGCTTCTTGGAAACGGCATGAAGCTGCACCAGGCAGCACGAGAGCTGATTACTCGAGGATCTCGCCTATGGAGCGAATACAATGATGAGCACGAGGAACTTACAGCTGCATGGTGGCATTTGCCTGATGGCATCGAGGGTGAGTGATGTGTCATTCAGAACATCAAGCATTGGAACACTAAATAGCTTACTAACATGTCACAGAGGAATTACAATATCGGAGAGAATGTGTCTTAAACACCATTGCGTCTGTTCAGCGTCACTTTCTCGATCTGTACTGCTCCAAGGAGCGGCAATGCAAGCTCGGATACGACTCTAGCGCAGCTTGTGACTCCttccagcttggccagatGATCAAGTTCCTAACATCCAAAAATTTGCTGTTCCTGGTCGACTTCAcctcgtcgtctttgatGGCAGTGCCCGACGGTGCCATGATCAACATCGACGAGCTCCTCGCTACCCTGAAACAAAGCCCCAGCTACCAGATCGACAAACACCACACAAACTGCGGGCTCAGAATCCGCATAGAGCCAATCATCGATTACATACGAGCCATGTTGTCTGCTAGTGGCACCTCCATCGCTCATGCTGACTGGAAGAAACGTCGTTCCGAGGTGTCGTGGACAATACTTAGAGACAGCCGACCATCAGAGGATGACTATGAAGGCTCGAAATTCGTTTTTACCAGGGCGGTGGCTAATGATCAGCGTCTTCGTTACGAAGGCGCCATGTATACTGACAGAGTGTCCAAAAGCCTGTTTACGGCGAGTTCGTGGGATTGGACGCCCGAGGTCTAGTAGGCGGTTGGACAGGAACAAAGGTCTTACGTTGACGTCTGGTACGTGTATTGACCACTGGGAAGATTTGGGATTGAGCATGTATAGGTATGCTGGCAATGGGACAATGTAGCTTGaaattttctctttttttttatttccctttTAAGCACGAGGAATCCATAGAATGTTGAATGAGGGTATATTTATCATGTTCATTATGGTTAACCTTATCGGAGGACAGAGTTTAGAACACTTTTATATGATATCATGTACATCACAGCAGCGTATTCCTCTTGTACCATCCCCCGCTACatcctttccccccttttagTTGAGAGTTGTAGTCTTCTCCGACACGTTGACGTTCTTAGAGTCAACAGCGCCATCGTTGCTCTCACTTCCGCTGCGGGCCTCTGAGTCAAATGGCACGGCGGGCTTGGCTTTCTGGAAGGGCCATCGTCCCTTGGTCTCGTGGAACCTGATGAGGATAAACGAGGCCATGACGAATACCCAGTAGAGGTTGTATGAGATGACGGAACCATAGGTGGCCGAGTTGGTCCAGCCGAGGATAGCCTGAAAGATGCCCCAGCCGCCGTTGTTGGGCACATTGGGGTTGCAGCACTATTTGGGAGTCATTGTCAGCCTGATTGTCCATTCTTGCCTGTTGGATGACGCTACTTACGTTGACATGCCACACAACCTTGTCAATGTCGTATGATCCAGGGCCAGAGCCAAGCTCAGAGGCGTCGCTGCCGACAATCTTGTTCCACTTTCCTTGTTCAAGGGACCAAACGGCACGTGAAAACAGACCAGCACCGACGAGATACAGCAAGCAAGTGGATGCGACAAGGAAGTACTGCAGCTTCGTTGATGAACCTCCCCTATAGTCATGTATTAGACCTGGTTCTCTCCTATCGCCCAATGATAGAGAACCAAGAGGATTCACTTACTTGTACAGAAGATATCCGACGACAGAACCAACCATGAGACCGATGACAACGGGAAGAGGCACAGCGTACGCCGGAGCCGAGAAAGTCACACCAGCAATAAACACAACAGCCTCGATACCCTCACGCAGGACGGTGATGAAGGGCAGGAAAAACATGGCGTATTTCTCCAGCGCCTGAGAAATCCATCCGCGGTTCGAGTTGAACTTGATGGGCgactcaatggccttggcaagCTTGACGCGCCACTTGTCCTGCATCTTGCCGATGCGGAGCAGCGCGGCGCccatgatggtgatgatgatggaggcgacGAGGGAAAAGGCGCCCTCATAGTACTGCTCGCTCTTGTCCCAAGTGTTTGAGCCGACGGTGTAGAAGACACCGATGAGAGCGGCGGCAATGATCATACATAGCAGGAAGCCAGTTGCGACGCCAATCCAAATCTATAGCTGGCGCATTAGCATAAACGATGTCTAATCTGTGTATCGTTCCCCCAAGTAGAGAACGGAGAAAATTAGTGAGAATTGCACTCCTTACCTGCGCTCGCAGTTTCTTGTATACTGTACGGTCGGCATTGGGGCCGTCAAGCGTCTGCTTCAAAAAAGCGAGCAAGACggagacgatgatgaccGTCTCCAGCGTCTCTcgaaagacgacgaggaagacggggACTGAGAAGACGTCCTTGGCCATTGTGGAAGCACTTCACTATCGCGAGCAGAGACGAGAGGAGGATGcggaagagggaagaagggagagggaagaggcGAGGGGATATCGACTCATACAAAGGATATGGACGAGACGGAGGAAGTCGGCGGCGTCGGCCAGCAATAAGGCGACAGAAATGGTAAAAGATGTCGGTCTCCAGCCGGCCCAATTCAACAGCCGGGTCGCTTGGTCCGACTCGGATCAGATAAGCTTGATGGGGAAGTTTGTCAATAAGTTTACTTTTTTGAAGCGTGTGAAGGCCCCGCCCCTCCACTCCCTCCACTAGCCAGCCGTGATCATGGGTCGAATGACCCCAACGAAGAAAAACGAGGAAAAAAATTTCCTTATGGGTTTGCAGGGGTCTTTGGGCTAGTACTCGGTTTCCGACAATGGCAGAGGAAATAAGGAAATAGAACGGCTAAAGAGGGATCAATGGGAAATAAAACCCGCGTATCATATGCATGGGCATGGGCTAAGGGCAAAGTAAAGCGCCGAGGCTGAAACTAGGATGGTGATGGGTGATGGAGcctttgtgcttgtgcttttgGAGGGAGGTGGTAGTGCAGGGAAACCGTCGGTAAAAGTGAGGCCGAGGTGGATGCAGAGACAGAAACTGGGCGCCAAGCGGAGTTATCTGATCCGTGAGATGGTGTTGAGCCCTATCTCTTGGCCAAGTTTTGCCAATGTCTTGGACATCTATCCATatgtagatgtagatgtaTTGATGCCTATCATGTATGTatttggtggtgatggccatCTTGCACATGCTATGATCCTATGCTCTCAAGTAGGTTAGAAAAGGCGGTTCCTATCACGCACTAATGTTCAGCTACATACACGGACGGCTCACCTGAACTCCCCCCTTGCATCAACCGAATCCGAAAAAAATCTTTCATGGCCCCATTGTGGTTTACATTCATCCTTCCAACTGACAATTCTTTGCGCGCCATTTTCGTATGTTGCCCCGTTTTGGTCAacggaaagaaaaaaagaccagcTTCTGATCATCTTATCTGATCACACTAAAGATTATCAATCAGTCCACCATCAGTCTCTGCCCCGCCCCTCCTGAGTCATTCATTGGCCAGCTGAGCCATGGGTGGACTGCCGTGATCTCTTAGCGATCTTCACCGTCCAATCACAGGGTCCAATTAAGCCAAGGTTTTATGCTTGTCcggctcttttcttttttttcttcttgctacTAgtggcagctgcagctacTCTACTTGTCTTCTTAGTGGGTGGGTTGTGACTATTACAGGCATGTCGAATAACAGTAACCCGTAACCTTGCGGCTTTGAGCCGAGGGCTGCTGCCCGCTAGGCAAACAAACACCGCAAGGTTGTGTAGCTTATTTGTATGCATGATCCTTGTTTCTGCGAGCCTCTTGTTTCTTATTTTGTCTTGTGATGGGTCCTCGGTGCAGCCAGCCGGAGGAACTGCAGCGCCCGATCCGTGCGTCAACAGCGGCCAGAAACCGAAATTGAAAcgaaacaagacaaaatcATCCGGTTCGATTCTCCAGCACGATTATAGCCGTGGCTTTGCGTGGTGTGGAGCAAGAGTTGCGGGCTAGCATGTCATTCATTGCCCACCCAATTGCTTTTTATCAATCTGTGATGCGATAATCGGAAGCGCCTCAACATTTTCAGCAGCTGATTTTCGGCGACGTCCCGGAAATTCGAAGGCTATCGAGGGTCAAGCCGGTCGGTACCCTCCTACCTGATtctgccgcctcttcttcttctcctcctcttccccccagtctctccctcctcatctcttctcttcctcccccttcaGCCCTTCTTAACCGTCTGCTCTGTCCcggagacgagagagagagctggcTTCTCCAGACTACCCAGCAAGTGAAACCATTCAGCAGCCATGAATAGCTTCACGCGAGCGGCGGCCTTGTTCGCTGCCTCTCTGGGCCTCGCCAGTGCGGCCACCGTCAACTATGACTTCAACATCACTTGGGTCACGGCCAACCCAGACGGAGCGTTTGCGCGTCCCGTcattggcatcaacaaccagTGGCCCATTCCTCGCATTGAGGCCAACGTTGGCGATCGCATTGTTATCAATGTCAACAACCAGCTTGGCAACCAGTCGACCTCGCTGCATTTCCACGGCCTCTTCATGAACGGCACCACGCACATGGACGGCCCCGTGGGCGTGTCTCAGTGCGAGATTCCGCCCGGTCACTCCTTCAAATACGACTTTACTGTAAGACTTGCAACATTTCGTTCCTGGTCTAAATTTGACCGCATTCTGACTGGAAATTGCAGATTGATCAACCCGGCACATACTGGTACCACTCTCACCACAATGCGCAGTATCCTGATGGTCTTCGCGGTCCTCTCGTCATTCACGACCCCAAGTTCCCCTACCGCAAGGAAGTTGACCATGAACTTGTCCTGACCCTCTCAGACTGGTACCATGACCAGATGCaaactcttcttccgcaGTTTTTGACCAAGAACAACCCGACTGGTGCTGAGCCGGTGCCCAACGCGGCGCTCATGAATGAAACTCAGAACTTGACTGTCCCTGTCGAGCCCAACACGACTTACATGTTCCGAGTTATCAACATTGGTGCCTTTGCCGGCCAGTACCTCTGGATCGAGGGACACACAATGCGCATCGTTGAAGTTGACGGTGTCTACAccgaggctgctgaggctgacATGGTCTACATCTCTGCTGCCCAACGAGTCAGCTTCCTCCTCACCACCAAGAACGACACTTCTGCCAATTTCCCCATTGTCTCCAGCATGGACACTGTAAGCAATCGCCCAACAAGCAGCACTTCAGCAGCGCGTCACAATACTAATCAACTTATAGACCCTCTTTGACACTCTGCCAGATGACCTCAACTATAATGTCACTGGTTGGTTGACCTACGACTCCAAGGCCACTCTTCCCGAGCCTGCCCTTGTCGACGAGCTCAACCCCTTTGACGATATGACGCTTGTGCCATATGACAAGATGGAGCTGCTGCCCGAGCCGGACCAGGTTGTCGAGCTCGATGTCATCATGGACAACCTTCGCGATGGAAAGAACtatgccttcttcaacaacatcactTACACCAAGCCCAAGGTTCCCTCCCTGTACACGGCCATGTCCACCGGCGACCTCGCCGACAACGCTGCCGTCTACGGCGAGTTCACTCATCCCTTTGTCctgaagaagggcgagattGTCCAGATTGTCGTCAACAACCTTGATTCTGGCCGTCACCCCTTCCATCTACACGGCCACGCCTTCCAGGCCATTCACCGCtctgaagaggaggctgGTACCTTTGAGGACGAGAATCTCTCTGAGAGCGACTACCCTAGCGTGCCCATGCGACGAGACACCCTCGTCATCTGGCCCAATGGTAACATTGTCATGCGCTTCAAGGCTGATAACCCTGGTATGCGCCCCTCCCATACATTTCTCCAATGTCGTCTCTCCTTTCCTAATTCTAATTCGATCTAATAGGTGTCTGGCTCTTCCACTGCCACATTGAGTGGCACGTCGCCTCTGGCCTCCTCGCCACGTTCGTCGAGGCTCCTCTTGAAATCCAGAAGCAGTTTACTATTCCTGATGACCATCTCGCCGTCTGCGATGCCGCTGGTACCCCTTCCAAGggcaatgctgctgctaacaCTGTCGACTTCCTCGACCTGACTGGCGAGAACAGGGCCTCTAAAACCATCCCCGGCGGGTAAGCATATTATCTTCCCTTTTGTGTAAATGCTATAATCTGACATTGTTCTTTTAGTTTCACTCCCCGTGGTATTGTTGCTCTCGTCTTCAGCTGCCTCACCGGTGTCCTTGgtgtcatcgtcgtcgcctGGTACGGTCTGTCCACTCCCCTGGAACTCGTTCCCCTTGAGGTCACCCGCATCGTCGAAAACTCAGAAGTCACTGAgacatctgctgctgccaatggCGACGAGTCCAGAGCCGCAATCTCATCTAGCAATGATGCTTCTGGAGGCGCTATTTCGAGGAGctgagaagaggaggaattTTCTGAGTAGATGGAGCTTGGTGTGGAGGAGTACAAAATATGAAGCTATATATAATCTCACGCCGTATAATGATTTTTGTtaaaatggaagaaatttTGAGATACCCCATACTATATTCTCACACTGAGTTGCCCTTCGTGAATTTTGTAGACTTTTTTGCGTCCATGACACGATTGTTTTCTTCGTATTTTAGCTACTGGGATAACACCATTGTTCTACCAAGATTAAAGAGAATaaccaaaagaaaagaggaagatatATACAGCGAAGAACCAGGAGagatagaaaaaaaggaagggaaagggaaacaaaGGGGGAGGACAGAAGATAGGAACAATAGCATCCTACAGCGCTAAGA of the Trichoderma breve strain T069 chromosome 4, whole genome shotgun sequence genome contains:
- a CDS encoding iron permease FTR1 family domain-containing protein, which gives rise to MAKDVFSVPVFLVVFRETLETVIIVSVLLAFLKQTLDGPNADRTVYKKLRAQIWIGVATGFLLCMIIAAALIGVFYTVGSNTWDKSEQYYEGAFSLVASIIITIMGAALLRIGKMQDKWRVKLAKAIESPIKFNSNRGWISQALEKYAMFFLPFITVLREGIEAVVFIAGVTFSAPAYAVPLPVVIGLMVGSVVGYLLYKGGSSTKLQYFLVASTCLLYLVGAGLFSRAVWSLEQGKWNKIVGSDASELGSGPGSYDIDKVVWHVNCCNPNVPNNGGWGIFQAILGWTNSATYGSVISYNLYWVFVMASFILIRFHETKGRWPFQKAKPAVPFDSEARSGSESNDGAVDSKNVNVSEKTTTLN
- a CDS encoding multicopper oxidase domain-containing protein, encoding MNSFTRAAALFAASLGLASAATVNYDFNITWVTANPDGAFARPVIGINNQWPIPRIEANVGDRIVINVNNQLGNQSTSLHFHGLFMNGTTHMDGPVGVSQCEIPPGHSFKYDFTIDQPGTYWYHSHHNAQYPDGLRGPLVIHDPKFPYRKEVDHELVLTLSDWYHDQMQTLLPQFLTKNNPTGAEPVPNAALMNETQNLTVPVEPNTTYMFRVINIGAFAGQYLWIEGHTMRIVEVDGVYTEAAEADMVYISAAQRVSFLLTTKNDTSANFPIVSSMDTTLFDTLPDDLNYNVTGWLTYDSKATLPEPALVDELNPFDDMTLVPYDKMELLPEPDQVVELDVIMDNLRDGKNYAFFNNITYTKPKVPSLYTAMSTGDLADNAAVYGEFTHPFVLKKGEIVQIVVNNLDSGRHPFHLHGHAFQAIHRSEEEAGTFEDENLSESDYPSVPMRRDTLVIWPNGNIVMRFKADNPGVWLFHCHIEWHVASGLLATFVEAPLEIQKQFTIPDDHLAVCDAAGTPSKGNAAANTVDFLDLTGENRASKTIPGGFTPRGIVALVFSCLTGVLGVIVVAWYGLSTPLELVPLEVTRIVENSEVTETSAAANGDESRAAISSSNDASGGAISRS